atcacctggagaattaTAGCACAATTGCCTCGCCTggaaaatgggcctaggcgcaagaggcaatggcttttaacaactataaTTTGTGGTGCTCCTATCTTCAAGCTTCTCTCGAgtgtaggggtgttcatcgaatcgaataacgaattttcgaattatttgaatcgatttttttgaattttatttttttacctgaattcgtattcgatttgattagtatttgaaactcgaattcgaatcgaattcgaataaattcgatttaaactcgaattcgaatcgaatacgaataaattcgatttaactCATATTCATCCTAAACATTAAATTATtttactttcttttttttttaaactactaCAAACTAATTATATTCAACATAAAAATATAATAAGTTGCAAAATTAATTAACTATCAATATGTCAAAACACCAAAATTTAGAAGATGGGTTGTTTACTGGTAGCGATTTAAGTtaggtaaaaatttagaaataaGTAGTATGGGCTATTTTTCAGTAGGTTTGGCAATGTTATGAATAATAAACTTATCAATTATGGATGTAGTTTATACTTTGGCCAAGTTTAGaagttatatgtgtgtgtatatatatgtttgtgtgtgtatatacatatattaaaaatatatataaattgaaTCCGAATGTTATCACTCAAAATTTGACTTTAAAGGGAAGTAATTGTGTGACTTTCTTTATTGTTAATTAAATACCGTTTCTTCCATTATCGCTTGGTTCTTAAAGGGTCTCTACACTGAAAAATATGCATAAATAATATACAGAACCTTGTCATAATATAGTTATCAAGTATGGGATTATTAAAGCTAAGATGTTATATTTGAGAAATATAGCATAATGAAATTTctgttttatgttgttgtttaTCAGCTTGGAGCAGACTTCTTCACAGAATATGGGGAGGCAAGTAGGTACCAAGTTCAAGAAGTTATAGGCAAAGGAAGTTATGGCGTTGTGGCTTCTGCAGTTGATACTCACACAGGAGAAAAAGTTGCAATTAAGAAAATAAATGATGTTTTCGAACATGTCTCTGATGCCACAAGGATCCTTAGAGAAATCAAACTCCTTCGCTTGCTCAAGCATCCTGATATTGTAGAAATTAGGCATATTATGCTTCCTCCTTCTAGAAGGGAGTTTAAGGATATTTATGTGGTTTTTGAGTTAATGGAATCGGACCTTCATCAAGTTATCAAGGCCAATGATGATTTGACGCCTGAACATCATCAGTTTTTCTTGTACCAGCTTCTTCGTGGGCTGAAATACATTCACACTGGTTAGTTTACTTCTCATCACATGTTTTTGTGCTAGTTTCTGGTAATTACTTTGAATTTTACTATATTTTGCAGCAAACGTGTTTCATCGAGATTTAAAACCAAAAAACATTCTTGCTAATTCTGACTGTAAATTGAAGATTTGTGATTTTGGGCTTGCGCGGGTCTCATTTAATGATGCACCATCGACCATATTCTGGACGGTAAGTGTTGTTTTCTCTATCTTTTCCATTTCTAATATTTTCAAAGGATTACCTTAGTTTTGTTGGATTAATGCAGGATTATGTTGCAACTCGATGGTATCGTGCTCCTGAACTCTGTGGCTCATTTTTCTCCAAAGTATGTGACAATTTCCGCTCATTTACTTATAAATGGGTTGATTTGGGCTAATGAgtcaaattttgaaattttccaCCAAAGTGTTTTAGTGCATACAATcactttattaaaaaaataattttattatTGCAATAATATCATTTCCACCAAAGTGTTTTAGTGCATACAATcactttattaaaaaaataattttattatTGCAATAGTACGCGTTTGACCCTCaccgcacacacacacacatattgtATTGTAGTATACCCCTGGCGTCGATATCTGGAGCATCGGATGCATATTTGCGGAAATGCTTTTGAGGAAACCATTATTTCCCGGAAAGAACGTGGTGCATCAGCTGGATCTCATGACTGATTTGCTTGGCACTCCTTCCTCCGAATCTATTACAAGGGTTGGTTAGCTACCTCTTCTATTTCTTATTTGTCCTACAGATCAAATCATTAATATAATGTGTCAATGCAGATTCGTAATGAAAAAGCCAGAAGGTATCTTAGCAACATGCGTAAGAAGCCTCCCGTTCCTTTTGCACACAAATTTCCTAATGTTGATCCATTGGCCCTTCGCCTACTTCAACGCCTACTATCATTTGATCCAAAAGATCGCCCATCGGCCCAAGAGGTACCTATGCTACAAAATGCAAAACCCATATTTATATGAACGGGTCGATGCAACTCGCCCTATCTAAAAGATAACAACTCGTTTTGACGTCCATTTATACTACTACAATATATCACATGTTTTTGGAGGTGCTAAGAAATCATTCGAATTGGTATTGTTTCTAATGATATATATTTTACAGGCGCTAGCAGATCCGTACTTTCAAGGGTTGGCCAATGTGGAGCGAGAACCTTCAACTCATGCCATATCAAAGCTTGAGTTTGAGTTTGAAAGGAGAAAATTGGCAAAAGATGATGTTAGAGAGTTGATCTATCGAGAGGTTTACAATATTCCCCTGTTACATGGAAATTACAACTTATAACTCGCACATGGTTTATGTTAGATGAACCAAATGACTAAATTGCCCTTGTGGATCTAATTCAAAAGATGGATCTTTGTAATGATAATAACATGCAAATAAGTAAGGTTTGATTAAACACATGCCAGAAGGGGATGGCTTTGCAACCCTCACTGGCATGTTTTTAATCAAAACGGATTGGGCttcttggttttaaaatgcgcgcataATGCGTGATGCGCCCGATGCACTAATGAGAGCGCATCGCAACAGCTGATGCGATGCATTTACGTGATGCGAGAATATTGCACGCATTTCGCATAATGCGTGATGCACGCAACAATGTTTCTTATGCTTTTTTTTCCAGATTTTATGAACTGTGTTCGGTTttttccataattaacatcttagTATGCTTGATTTGAACCAAAAAACACAACTCTTATCTTCTAATTACGTCAGTTGTTTTACTTTaatttttataagtttttatgtataaataatttttaactattttttttttataaagaacgCATCACATACGTGATGCGCTCGCATCGCGCATCACGCATCACGCATCAGATTTTTGGACTAAACGCATCGGAGCGCATCACGCAATTTAAAACCAAGGGCTTGTATGTACTAATTGCTAACAATGTTCTTTTTTATATATATCAGATTCTAGAGTATCATCCTCAGATGCTTAAGGAGTATTTACGTGGTGGAGAGCAAACTAGCTTTATGTACCCTAGGTGATTTGCTTTTTCCGTCTTTTGTTTTGAAGCCTGTCTGAAAAATAGAGGTTGCCAAATGGGTCAACTGATGGAAGCGGCCTTTTGTGTGGTTCATAACGGGTTGTGTCTCCCAAACACTTTTAAATCCGTCTTAGCATTTtataactaactaactaacgtGTTAAAGATTATTACAGAAGAAACTAAAGTTTTGTAACTACAATTTGACCTTTTAAATTAAGCGGTTTAGACATGGAGGTTTTATGCATTTGCATATATTCCAGATCACGTTCGACCCCTTTCCTCTGTAGTTGATTGTTTCTAGGTAAGCCATTCAATCCGTTACATAACCTATTTGTATGTAAATGTGGTGAAATGGTCACCTCTACATAGAACATATGATTTTCCTGATGTGTaatgtttatatgttaaaatTCACCAAATGAAAAGcttatatcttttttttttaatttaacagTGGTGTTGAGCGTTTTAAGAGACAATTTGCACATCTAGAGGAGCATTATGGTAAAGGCGAGAAAAGTAGTACCCCGCCGCTGCATCGACAACATGCCTCACTCCCTAGGCAAGTTGCTATATTGAAATCATTCTCAAGAAATTTGATATATTATGTTTTGGTCAACTTCTATCTTAGGGTAAAGACTTTTCAAATCAATGTTAAGGACCTATAATCATAAGTTTATAACCGAATAAAGGAATAAGGGATTAGTTCTTGGTTTGAAACAACATTCCCTAAAGAAATTGACAAGCGGATAAATGAAGGAAATGGGTGAgaaaagaaatattaaataaataagagagaaGGAAAATTacgatttattattattattattattattatttaattggaGAGAGAAAcgaaaaattataaattataaattataaatgtgatattattatatttaatagGAGAGAGAGGCGGGGAATAAGGGTGAAGAGACTGACACCAGaaaatgacatgtgtcctcaaaGGTTTTCATTTATAATATAGATATATGAACTCGATTTTAAAGATTTACAGATAGATGAACTCGATTTATATACACCCACACAGGTTGAATTTCTTGGGGAACTAAAAATTTTTTGGGGAACCAACTCAAACAGACTCTGATTgaactcattccagcggcgttggaaccgatTTGTGGAACGCTAACTAGAACCTAAACCCTAGAGCTAAACACTAAAATATAAACTATAaatcctaaagctaaaccctatatatagggttcaaCAAGACGATTTCAATGCCGTAGGATTGAGGTCAATCGAAGTTTGTTTGAGCCGGTTCCCCCTCTGGTTCCCCACATTTTTTtagttccccaatgaacctccaTCTcccaccctctctctctctctacacacacatacacatgtatatatatatatagagagagcgTTAGTCTCGGAACGATATTATGTTGAGAACCGCATAATGATTAGTATCTGTTGCTTTGAATATGACACTAAATATATCCTCCTTTTTTTCTCTCTCACATTCCAGTtatcttttaacgttattttactaatttcgtgaaaatagcgttaaaagagggggatgtttaatcatgcatcatgtggtggcgttgatagccgaaagacaagggggtacatgcactaatcggcagttgtctcaattgctgagtgttatgtgccttatgtcctaggcttgatgcaaaactactatcgagccgggggtctcactggaagcagcctctctattcctacggggtagaggtacatcttaccctcctcagaccctaccttagctttgctattggtgggatttactgagtatgatgatgatgacattCCAGTTATCTTTTATGCAGTACTTACAAGTGAATTACACGGGTGAACATATTATTTGAATTTTCTCTGCAGGGAAAGAGTTCCTGCACCGAAAGCGGAAACAACTGCAGCTAAAGAAAATGATATCGAAAAGGAGACGGTGGCTGCAGGCCATAAAGGAAACACGGTTAAACAAGATGGACTGACCAGTGCTCATAACTATTTAAAGAGTTCCACTATTAATGCCTCCAAATGTGTAGGTAGCCAAGGAACAAGAGATCCCACGGTACctttattttcaattttagttttaaatttatctttATCCACAGGTTCTCTAGAGGAATCATGTTacacaaatgttttttttttttttttttttttttttttttttttttttttttttttttttttttttttttttgctgttaGTTACCTTTTAGTAACAAATGAATACATTTAGAGGTGACAGTGTTTCAATGAGACCCAGCCTGGCCCATTTTGACCTTTACAAAAAGTACCCTTTTGACCCAACATGTTACCATTTGCTAAAGTCTACATAAAGATTATTTTTGGATACGATAATTGGTAGAAGTCGCGGAGTTTTCAAAACATGGAATTGGAATGGGGTTATGTTTTGGGTTGGATAAAAAATTGTTGATGATACAaaacatagttgttaatggcgaatggCGACAAATAccgataaggtacctatatgctacatagcgaatagtgATAAATAGCGAGCGGCTATTTTATATCTAGCGATAcactagaatttaaaaaaaaattataataatatattataacaaaataccttggtatatatgctattttacatgtatatttaacaaaaacctaaaatccagctattttatagctatttatattaaaaaaaccaaaaataaaaataaagtgtcgctattctcgctatcaatcgctacaaccctaatagTGACACTAGACGTATACGGTAtgtagcgcgctatagcgatcgctacgatcgctattgacaactatgataCAAAAGAAAAATCCAGCATTGTTTGGAATAAAACATAGTGATCACTATAGCTTGTTCCTAAtgctttttttataaaaaaaaactgtcatgtattttgtttttataattaaAGAAAACAAGATGAACCGAAGGGTTTTTGATAATTTGAAGTAATGCTGAAGTTACTGTTAAATGGCGCAGGAAGAAGGTAAAGTTGCGCAGCAAGAGGAGGTTGATGAGTTAACCCAAAAAGTTGCAGGTCTAAAAGGTTAACTGTGAGGATGAAGTCGTCTTCTTGGTGTAGTTTAAAACTGGTAGTTTGTAAACCTGGCCCGAGTTCTTGTCTTGGTTCCTGGTTTAATATTTCAATGGTTTTCCGGTTCAGAATCTGAAACCAACCGCAGTCCGAGCCATAAGTAAGTGATACTGACACCATGCCGCTGCCTAATGAACCGACAAAGAAACCTAATCTGTAATCATCTGTTTTAAAATCATTCTCGCAGTTAATCGATGTACAATAAAAATGACAGCAAAAATGTTATTTAGATACAATTTCAATAGCAATAGCGAAATTACAAATTGGTTGCAGTTGGTCATATCGAACCCATTTAAAATCAGATGCCACCTACACTGAAAAATTGGATTCTAACAGGGGATGACTAAACCAGGGCCAACAAAGCCCCTAGCAGTGGTCCAGTCTccgtgaaggggtatggtcccaaaaagccgcgcaaacctccaTCAAGGTTGCGCgtgggaccatactccttatctTATAAACTTCCTACCAAGAGTCTCGCACGAGCTACACCACTTTCTGCTCTAATTCGCGCGAGGTCTCGACCACAAGAAGCTCtgatatcagcacttagcataaatAAAGGAACACATGGGCATACtaacccgcgcgggttagttagATGCTCAGCAAGAACCACATAGGAAGGCAGCGCAAGGCTGCC
This genomic stretch from Helianthus annuus cultivar XRQ/B chromosome 8, HanXRQr2.0-SUNRISE, whole genome shotgun sequence harbors:
- the LOC110873101 gene encoding mitogen-activated protein kinase 9 isoform X2, with the protein product MLPPSRREFKDIYVVFELMESDLHQVIKANDDLTPEHHQFFLYQLLRGLKYIHTANVFHRDLKPKNILANSDCKLKICDFGLARVSFNDAPSTIFWTDYVATRWYRAPELCGSFFSKYTPGVDIWSIGCIFAEMLLRKPLFPGKNVVHQLDLMTDLLGTPSSESITRIRNEKARRYLSNMRKKPPVPFAHKFPNVDPLALRLLQRLLSFDPKDRPSAQEALADPYFQGLANVEREPSTHAISKLEFEFERRKLAKDDVRELIYREILEYHPQMLKEYLRGGEQTSFMYPSGVERFKRQFAHLEEHYGKGEKSSTPPLHRQHASLPRERVPAPKAETTAAKENDIEKETVAAGHKGNTVKQDGLTSAHNYLKSSTINASKCVGSQGTRDPTEEGKVAQQEEVDELTQKVAGLKG
- the LOC110873101 gene encoding mitogen-activated protein kinase 9 isoform X1, whose amino-acid sequence is MGGGTFVDGVLRWFHHPSRRSASSKSNAPHSQSKLLDNSTIILDLKLIRVPKRISFPSTSAAMDHNNSKLGADFFTEYGEASRYQVQEVIGKGSYGVVASAVDTHTGEKVAIKKINDVFEHVSDATRILREIKLLRLLKHPDIVEIRHIMLPPSRREFKDIYVVFELMESDLHQVIKANDDLTPEHHQFFLYQLLRGLKYIHTANVFHRDLKPKNILANSDCKLKICDFGLARVSFNDAPSTIFWTDYVATRWYRAPELCGSFFSKYTPGVDIWSIGCIFAEMLLRKPLFPGKNVVHQLDLMTDLLGTPSSESITRIRNEKARRYLSNMRKKPPVPFAHKFPNVDPLALRLLQRLLSFDPKDRPSAQEALADPYFQGLANVEREPSTHAISKLEFEFERRKLAKDDVRELIYREILEYHPQMLKEYLRGGEQTSFMYPSGVERFKRQFAHLEEHYGKGEKSSTPPLHRQHASLPRERVPAPKAETTAAKENDIEKETVAAGHKGNTVKQDGLTSAHNYLKSSTINASKCVGSQGTRDPTEEGKVAQQEEVDELTQKVAGLKG